TGCATTATAAACTTTCAATTTTAAATACTTTGCACCATAAACTTTTAGGATTATcccatttaaatccaattaaCAACAACTTTAACAAAATTAACGGCATAGAAGACCCAACAAATCAATGACAATATGCCAAAGGTGGTCAAAAGCATCAAGATatcataataaaaataaaataatgaattGTCATTAATTTGCGccatcttttattttgtttattttgctaACAATATGAGTGATTGTGACCATATAAATCAATGACAAAATGTTGAAAGTGATCAAGAAAAGGTTAAGACATTGCAATTAGAACAAAATGGCATATTGTCATTAATTTTCACTATACTGTATCTCGTTAATTTTGCGAAGGTAATTAATTATTGGATTTAAACGGGACAAACTTGAGAATAGAGGGTATAAAAAGAATTTAGGGTGCCAAATAcccaaaattgaagtttaaaaGACAAAGTGAAAAAATGATACGAGCATATAAAGTGAAGTTATTTCAAATTACAAATTAACATGTAGACAGAGGTAATTATCACACAAACTATAAACTTTCGGAGTCAAACTCAAAAAGATGATTCATGTTATTCTCCTACTAGAGTGAGAAATCATAGTTGTGAGATATGTTAGTTTTTGGAGCTAACCGTGTCGACCATATATCCTTATGCAGATGCTTCAATCGTTTTCTTCGTAGCTCATCATAGATAAGTTGCTTAATTCCTAGTggatttttttgacttttttgagcGAATCATGCATGCATCTCTAACAAGCTATGCTTGGAAGTAGCGACTGACAGTCAAAATCATAGTTGTGAGGATTTAAGCCTCCTTAAATATGCTATTCCTATCTGGTATTGTTTACTAGATTGGAGTACTAGAATTTTGTTCCAAGACTCTTGACAATAATATTAGCAAATTTCCTAATACAAAGGCCATCCATTTAGCTTTGTTCATTTGAACTCGGATAATTTAAGTTGGAATGCATTCACCATGcaatatttattttgttttatttcttttattaaaTAAGCAAATCTAGATTGGTACGTATTACTGTCTCCATAAACATTAGAATTTAGTTGAGTGCACATTATGTAGCAAAAATTTACACAAAACAAAGGTACTTCTGCATCTTTCTGTTTACAGTATAAGATCAAACGCTAGAATTCACACCAGATTAATtattaaagtttttttttttgaccagATTATTAAAGTTATTCATGTTGGCACTTTtgtcaaatgtgattctttatTTCTTGATTCTCTCTTGATTGACAAACACTGAATGGTGGAATGAACCTATCTAACCTAAACCGAGCACAAATTAATGATGAATTGTTTGAAAACCCATATCAGCATCATTCAGCCCCACAGGGGCCACAAGGCACACTTGATTTGGTAGGCGGCTAATTATGAATCACTCATGTCATTACCTCTTATTTTAGAAATTATCTGGATTTGTATAGCACCTCTTTTTGGATAATTAACTGAAAATGCTTTGTGTTTTGTCCATCATGGTGTCTTGGGGAATTTACGATATCCCCAACACAAGGATCAGAATCCAgaattgaaaatgattactaAATACACTTGTCTTGTTCAGGTACTGAAAATTAAAACGACTTCACTTACAGAAAACGACTAACAATCATGATATTTCGAAACAATAGACATAAATATGAGAATCTCTTACAAACATCTAGTATGAATATAACTTGCATGGTTTACTTTTAGAACGTGAAAGATTTGACAATTGGAAGATGCATGCACGGTATATTTACTCTAACCTacacgtaaaaaaaaaaaaaaaaaggtaaagagTGATTCTACATGCATCAGATATAAACTAGGAGGAGAACACCGCGACGATGCGCGGTGTAATTTTCAGGCTTGCCCAGAAACATCCTGTTATtcaaattaaaatattaattataaaaaGTAAAATCTTTGCAACATTTACTAAAAGGACATCAATTAACCCATCTTATTTTGTAATAAAAAGATGGCTTTAGAGTTCAAACTATTGTTTTACCAAATGACATAAAAAAAGTAAAGTTCAAGACTGTGACAAAATATTCATCCaatcaaacaagaaaatttcacgaagaAATGCCATTGAAGTTGGCAATATAAAACTACATCCTCTAATAAACCATCAAAAAGTCAGAAAATTTGATTTGTTGATGTCCTTGATGTCCTTCAAGGATCATCATCATTACAAAGAACTAAAAAATAGCTATATTACCAGTGGGAATAATGTAAATTACCTAGCAACAAGCACTGCTACCAAACCTGTGTGAATTCAATTTTTCTAAATATCTCCATTTTTTGTTTAAACAATTTTGCTAGATGGGATTCCAGTAGCTGGCTCGTGGCCCTTTGGGTATTTGACCGGTTCATTCTGTTGTCTCTCAAAGGATTGCTGCGAGAAGAAGTGGTGCTCCCGTTACTGTCTGTACGACGATGTTTACGGCTAAGTTCTGGAGGTAAAATCTGCTTTACTTCGCCTCTTATGGCTTCGAACTAAAAGCAAGATTAATGAAGAAAGTAAGTTCCTTGATTATCAAAATGTCAACGAAAGAATGAGATGAAGAAAGTTAATAACTTTCTCAGACTTGAACTTTTGTGCTAAACACACACTCACGCACACGCACTCTGACAGCTCCAACATCTTATATTCTCATTTCTCCCTCATAAAAAATATGCACATTGCAAGAGGTCAGAAACTGATCACAGCTTAAGAAAACATTTATATGTTAAGAATCAGAGTTTACAACAGAAAGATCATgttagaaaatgaaagaaattacCTCTTGAAGCAGCAGATCAACAAACATATGAACCTCTCTTGGCTCCTTGTGCTATCATAAAAGAAGAAGCTCAAAACATTAGCCAAACTTATGAAGGGTATAGATTTTGAACTATTCACTGCAAAAATTTTACAGAATTAACTAACCTTAACCCAGTTTGGTGTTGAAAACCTCGTCCGCAACAGAACTGATATCTTTTGAGTTCTTAACCTTACATactgaaagaaaaaaataaagtactCAATGGCTACTTTTTACATCAGATTCAGAAATTTATATTTACTTCAAGCAAGGATTCCACTTCCATCTTCCATTCTCTTAGGCAAGATATGGCCTCAAAGGATCTGATTGTGTCCATAATCTAGCGAGCTAGGGTAATAGTCCTCCAAAAATCACTACACAAATGTGAAAAGTAGAAATTTTGCATGTAGAAACTGAAGTTTTGAATGAGAACAAGAAATTTGGCTTCTTTGAAATAATAATATGAGATAGATTTTGAGTCTCGAATCTAGCGAGCTAGGCTAATAGCCCTCCAAATTTCACTACACAAATGTAACAATTTTGCACatagaaaatgaaagttttTGAGCAAGAACAAGCAGTGCAAAAGATGATCCAAAAATCCATACATGGTCCAAGCACTTCTCCCCAGCTACCCGGAAGGTGCGACAAATCACTGCAGGGATGAAAGCAGGGCCATACTCATAACCCCGAGCAccaccaaaagaaaaggaagaagctATTTCCTGACACCGTTAAAGATAGGATTTTTTAGAAAGTTTTCAGAATCTAATGGACATTACATATTCTCTAGTAGAATGCAGAAACAAACACAATAAAAACACAGAACAGAAAGTGACCTCGGTAATTCTTGGGATAGCACTTTGCTCAATGAAAAGAGATAGTTGAGCAAGCAGAAGAACAATCCCAGGAAGGACCATTTCTCCTTGCACTCCCTGCGTCAAACTTAGATCTTGGCTACCTGACTTACTCTTGCctgaaagaaaaaggaatcaCTCATTGAGTTTTCTGAAGAATTCTTGAAATCCTTCTTGTACCCAGTGAATAGTTAAGTCTCTCAACTTCAATGATAGTTCAAGTTTTTCATCAAGAAGCTGACGGAAATCCTGAAATATGAAATCCATGGAAAAGACTGAGAACTAATCAAGAAGAACATAACAGGTAATCTTCCATTCAACGAAATCAGTATCATGCATTGCAGAATAAAGAACGAAGCCTCCTTTGCCACCCAAAAAAGAGAAACATGTCAAGAATTATGCAAATACGAACTTATGGGACCTGTTAAGCAACAACAATTGGTCACTGCCTACATAGTGTAGGACATCAATAGACTTCAAGATGTGGCTTTACAATATTGCAAGCATATTCATTACAATAAGCAATTCATTTAACACAAATCAACTAAGCATCAATACAAAATAAGTTTGTCTTCCTACATATGACAAAAGTTGTTCCCCGTGATGCATAAATCCCTAAACTTGTTAAACTTAATGAGTTTGAATCAATGTAATCTGGGTAGGAACACATTACCAGCATATGGCATTCATAAAATAGTGAATTGTATTTTATACAGAGAGAATCCACATTGTAGCTTTTCTGTTTTCTCCTCATAATTGGCAATTGATGGCAGGATTTGTGGTTGTTCAAGCTAGCAGGTGAAGGTATATTTACTTAAAAAATGGAACAACAAAACCTACTCCTCACCCCTACCtacaacacacacacacaagcacaaagggggaaaacaaaaagaaacagaGTTTCACAATGAAGTATAGCAGCACAGGCATTCATGAAAACAACCTTGATCATTACCCGCCATCCTCGAAACAACCTAGTTATTGATGTCCAACAACACTCTGTAGGCAGTGACATCAAGAGACTTCAACCTTGTTACACAGTGTAGGGGCAAgcagaaaatgtagaaaatcaGAGCATAGGCATTCTAGAAGACAACCTTGTTCATTACCCTCATCCCTGCCCCTCCTATTCCTTTTGATCCccatattttaaaattttattgagaGACTTTCAAAGGAAATATGACATGCAATTTCAGAAGTCCTGGCTTTATCGAAAGCCACAAGCTACCAGCTCTTATCAGCAAGACATTCATACAGCCTTGAATCTGCTATACAAATTTTTCATACATTATTCCCAAATTTTTAAGCTGTTTTTTAACTGGCTAGGTTGACATTGCCAACCAAAATAAAGTTCCAACAAAAGGCAAACTACAAATTACCTAAGAAAACAACTTAATTTACTCTTCTTGCCACTACTGAGTTgataaacaaaaagaaaagtaaattatcAATAAGGTTgacaaataaacaaaaactaaaaaaacaaaaacaagacatATCTCTAGAAAAAGGGAACAAGTAAAGCTACAAGCCAAACAGCAAATGTACAAGCAATAACATGTCTGAGTTGAATTCtgcaaaaaaagaaattgagCTTTAGGTTCTGGCAATGTATGATTCTCAAACAGAGAactcaaaacaataaaaacggagcaagtaaaacaagtaaaagaaaataacttcggatctagaggaaaTAGGATGCCGTCACAAATTTTCACCCTTTCACTTTTTTAAAGACCAATAACAGAGGATAAAGAGAGCAGAAAGTTACAGTAAGTTACAATGAAAAAAAATCtgttcacaaaaaaaaaaaagaaattaaaacatatCGTCAAGGCTTATTGAAGAAAAGTAGCATCCATTATCTTTTCTTCGTTAATCTAAGAAAGACTTAGAATAAGCAAGGCTGGCAAGAGCAAATTTATTAGGGGGAAAAAAACGAAGAAGACAAAACCTTGGATCTACACTAAACAGATTAACATAGTCGAGACCAGCATGAACAATATTGGATTTTCTCATATTATAGTTGAAGAAAGAAactagtaaaaaaaaaacaccataTTATCACAACcaaataacccaaaaaaatgaaagggCAAGAAACTAACTGTAATTCCTCCTTCAGTGGCCTTCCTAGTGTTTTTTTACCTGAGATAATCACACAAAAATTTCATAAGAACAAAATAATCATAGTAAAAAAAGTCACGAGAAAAATAAACATCATGTGAGATTTTTTACCTGGCGGGTTCTGTAGAGATTGAGGATACCAGATAATAACATGCAAACCTTAAACTTGCACCCTGAAACTGTTAGGATCCAGGCGCGgaacaaacaactattgagatatcaagtgcacaacaatttaatgaggaaacaagtcacaagtataaaagatagacgacacacaatatttaacgtggttcggctccaccattgagcctacatccacggagagaaacctgttctttattatgagaggaaaatcctatacaagaatacaacttgaacccaaacccaacccttgtatactatctctcatctcccaagaaccctctctcacaccccatgtataaggctactTGATGCCCATTGTGTCTCCTTGTGTGTGTCCTGTGTCTCTTGTGTAGTATGCCAATTCACCTATTTATAGGAAACATTACTgccaaaaaaccaaataacaatTTGGAAACCAATACTATTTCCTAAACTCATATGGAAATAGCATCTAATTCCTGTTAAATAGGGCTTTATttgactactacttcaagtaactaaaaccaattaggaatctagttacttccacacaaaacagaaaatctacctaaaagaaattaagccaatttcctaacaaatctccaccttggcgaaaatttcttttaacaactatttgccttcaact
Above is a genomic segment from Coffea eugenioides isolate CCC68of chromosome 5, Ceug_1.0, whole genome shotgun sequence containing:
- the LOC113772365 gene encoding vacuolar protein sorting-associated protein 51 homolog: MVLPGIVLLLAQLSLFIEQSAIPRITEEIASSFSFGGARGYEYGPAFIPAVICRTFRVAGEKCLDHYVRLRTQKISVLLRTRFSTPNWVKHKEPREVHMFVDLLLQEFEAIRGEVKQILPPELSRKHRRTDSNGSTTSSRSNPLRDNRMNRSNTQRATSQLLESHLAKLFKQKMEIFRKIEFTQVW